A window of Phyllopteryx taeniolatus isolate TA_2022b chromosome 19, UOR_Ptae_1.2, whole genome shotgun sequence contains these coding sequences:
- the plekhm1 gene encoding pleckstrin homology domain-containing family M member 1 isoform X1, whose amino-acid sequence MLATQTPDAPQEAKHVKQIKEKLAQSLKALQRRYVTSDAVVTSEDCDANLLCCALEAIFIHGIKGKYIRCEAGGRSRKGDRGPLPQPFFWSLLKTVTHRDVITELEKINFVGTDVGRCRAWLRLALNHGLLECYLLSLFRESSKLRAHYQPGALLLNGEEREVLLSYLQGLASLTFNLSYKSAVLNQWTTTPLSLAGLCAPWPADTPDPPLNGRGNQPVCQDSWDTVSQLSGTSDPGPPLGRTSGGGAGALNSSTLSLDTTSSSQLSSSLSSDSLLQGQDPRSPAGEQWSSCDLSGSTKTPLKESAPKLQENGNSSQDSMREDSFVSSTGADHFSDSDQPPSPALSDTEPPPPPVDPPLPHQKNVDLAQPAVPTVPEKAELDHGEKGGKSVLCRNLSSDSLMRCHSWISEEDIYKHRVDEESDHEEQTPPPPPVPPPAAPADSQAPPSVVHRRQMGISNPFRGLLKLGHLERRGAMGMWRDHYCELSPFEFRLYLNAEERTCCDNCSLLRCEDARLASPDGRFELAFPGKRLHLRAANRDEAEDWLDRVVEAVNKCRPVSRVDEQWEILEVPSENCVDDGSVSFPCSTSCSPERSSSPPPLLEFNWTRVADLERDAIKEAVLYCCPDADARLWMPLVFSLSLETLKGFRVQEGSKLLWMTFRIQEVRDVVPDVALGGPNFFKLLTLRETLRLRAETAEEAHSWRALIRRALDSYLESAEEGEETSAVGHKGGGNLYRLVQHRLKEDGALLVHLCNVPAQKGLDMQSFKCAGCPQPVGPSLGRARLCEFSGQYYCDSCHRGDTTVIPSRMLHNWDLNKREVSKKALWLLAQVEQEPLLNLHQLNPNLPTHSESMALVHRLRLRLRLLGDYLLTCRSRACKMLQARMEQRTYLLESSSLYSVRDLREIAEEEYTSYLASLCQFASSHVFSCDLCTQRGFICQMCHSDDIIFPFQFDSTARCKECKAVFHRTCMAPGRCCPRCLRMRKYLERDLQD is encoded by the exons ATGTTAGCCACACAAACGCCGGATGCACCACAGGAGGCTAAACATGTCAAACAG ATCAAAGAGAAGCTGGCGCAGTCGCTCAAAGCCCTGCAGAGGCGCTACGTGACATCGGATGCGGTGGTCACCAGCGAAGACTGTGACGCCAACTTACTTTGCTGCGCGCTGGAGGCCATCTTCATCCACGGCATCAAGGGCAAGTACATCCGCTGCGAGGCCGGGGGCCGTAGCAGGAAGGGTGATCGCGGACCTCTCCCGCAGCCCTTCTTCTGGAGCCTCCTTAAGACCGTCACCCACCG cGACGTGATCACGGAGCTGGAGAAGATCAACTTCGTGGGCACGGACGTGGGAAGGTGCCGTGCGTGGCTGCGTCTGGCCCTCAACCACGGCCTGCTGGAGTGCTATCTGCTGTCGCTGTTccgggagagctccaagctgcgGGCGCACTATCAGCCCGGCGCTCTGCTGCTCAACGGCGAGGAGCGGGAGGTGCTGCTCAGCTACTTGCAAGGCCTGGCCTCACTCACATTCAACCTCTCGTACAAGTCTGCCGTCCTCAACCAGTGGACCACCACGCCGCTCAGCCTCGCCGGACTCTGTGCCCCGTGGCCGGCCGACACTCCGGACCCGCCCCTCAACGGTCGAGGGAATCAGCCTGTGTGCCAAGACTCGTGGGATACGGTGTCACAGTTGTCGGGGACTTCCGATCCGGGGCCCCCGCTTGGGAGGACCTCCGGCGGGGGCGCCGGAGCGCTCAACTCGTCCACTCTGAGCCTCGACACCACAAGCTCCTCCCAGCTCTCCTCCAGCTTGAGCTCAGACAGCCTCCTCCAGGGGCAGGACCCCCGCAGCCCCGCGGGGGAGCAATGGTCCTCCTGCGACCTCAGCGGCAGCACCAAGACGCCCCTGAAAGA ATCGGCTCCCAAGCTGCAGGAGAACGGCAACTCCAGTCAGGATTCCATGCGCGAAGACTCCTTTGTCTCCAGCACCGGCGCTGATCACTTCTCCGACAGCGACCAGCCGCCCAGTCCCGCTCTCTCAGACACAGAGCCACCACCGCCGCCCGTTGACCCACCATTACCCCACCAGAAGAACGTTGACCTTGCGCAGCCTGCCGTCCCGACGGTCCCAGAGAAGGCCGAGCTGGACCACGGAGAAAAAGGAGGCAAGAGTGTCCTTTGCAGGAATCTGTCGTCAGATTCCCTCATG CGCTGTCACTCCTGGATCTCTGAGGAAGACATCTACAAGCATCGTGTGGATGAGGAGTCAGACCACGAGGAGCAAACGCCGCCCCCTCCTCCTgttcctcctcctgctgctcctGCAGACTCACAGGCGCCACCAAGTGTTGTGCATCGCCGGCAAATGG GCATCTCCAACCCGTTCCGAGGCTTACTAAAGCTCGGCCACCTGGAGCGTCGCGGCGCCATGGGGATGTGGCGGGACCACTACTGCGAGCTGTCGCCCTTCGAGTTCCGCCTCTACCTCAACGCCGAGGAGCGCACGTGCTGCGACAACTGCTCTCTGCTTCGGTGCGAGGACGCTCGCCTCGCCTCGCCCGACGGCCGCTTCGAGCTGGCCTTTCCCGGCAAGCGGCTACACCTGCGCGCCGCTAACCGGGACGAAGCGGAGGACTGGCTGGACCGCGTCGTGGAGGCGGTCAACAAGTGCCGGCCCGTGTCCCGCGTAGACGAGCAGTGGGAGATTCTGGAGGTGCCCAGCGAGAACTGCGTGGATGACGGCAGCGTTTCTTTCCCGTGCTccacctcgtgcagccctgagCGAAGCTCCTCGCCTCCGCCGCTTCTCGAATTCAATTGGACTCGTGTGGCGGATTTGGAAAGGGACGCCATCAAAGAAGCGGTGCTGTATTGTTGCCCGGACGCTGACGCTCGCTTGTGGATGCCTCTCGTATTCTCACTCTCCCTGGAAACCTTGAAAGGTTTCCGTGTGCAAGAAGGAAGCAAGTTGCTGTGGATGACGTTCCGCATTCAGGAAGTGCGGGACGTGGTCCCCGACGTCGCTCTGGGCGGACCCAACTTTTTTAAACTCCTGACGCTCAGGGAAACGCTGCGACTGCGGGCGGAGACCGCGGAGGAGGCGCACTCCTGGAGGGCTTTGATCCGCAGGGCTCTGGACTCCTACTTGGAAAGCGCTGAGGAGGGGGAAGAGACGAGTGCAGTTGGCCACAAAGGTGGTGGAAACCTGTACAGGCTGGTTCAGCACAGACTCAAAGAAGACGGAGCGCTGCTGGTGCATCTGTGCAACGTGCCCGCGCAGAAAGGACTGGACATGCAGAGCTTCAAATGTGCAG GCTGCCCCCAGCCCGTCGGCCCGTCGCTGGGACGAGCCCGCCTTTGCGAGTTTTCTGGCCAGTACTACTGCGACTCCTGTCACCGCGGCGACACCACCGTCATCCCCTCGCGCATGTTGCACAACTGGGACCTCAATAAACGCGAG GTGTCAAAGAAGGCGCTGTGGCTGCTGGCTCAGGTGGAGCAGGAGCCTCTGCTGAACCTGCACCAGCTCAATCCCAACTTGCCGACACACTCCGAGTCCATGGCTCTCGTGCACAGGCTTCGGCTGCGGCTGCGGCTGCTGGGCGACTACCTGCTCACCTGCCGCAGCAGAGCCTGCAAGATGCTCCAAGCTAG GATGGAGCAGCGAACCTACTTGCTGGAGTCCAGCAGCCTGTACAGTGTGAGGGACCTGCGGGAG ATCGCCGAGGAGGAGTACACCTCATACCTGGCGTCGCTGTGCCAGTTCGCCAGCAGCCACGTGTTTAGCTGCGACCTGTGCACACAGCGGGGCTTCATCTGCCAGATGTGCCACAGCGACGACATCATCTTCCCCTTCCAGTTCGACAGCACCGCCAG GTGCAAGGAGTGCAAGGCGGTGTTCCATCGGACCTGCATGGCGCCAGGCCGCTGCTGTCCTCGCTGCCTGCGGATGAGGAAGTATCTGGAGAGGGACCTGCAGGACTGA
- the plekhm1 gene encoding pleckstrin homology domain-containing family M member 1 isoform X2 — protein sequence MLATQTPDAPQEAKHVKQIKEKLAQSLKALQRRYVTSDAVVTSEDCDANLLCCALEAIFIHGIKGKYIRCEAGGRSRKGDRGPLPQPFFWSLLKTVTHRDVITELEKINFVGTDVGRCRAWLRLALNHGLLECYLLSLFRESSKLRAHYQPGALLLNGEEREVLLSYLQGLASLTFNLSYKSAVLNQWTTTPLSLAGLCAPWPADTPDPPLNGRGNQPVCQDSWDTVSQLSGTSDPGPPLGRTSGGGAGALNSSTLSLDTTSSSQLSSSLSSDSLLQGQDPRSPAGEQWSSCDLSGSTKTPLKESAPKLQENGNSSQDSMREDSFVSSTGADHFSDSDQPPSPALSDTEPPPPPVDPPLPHQKNVDLAQPAVPTVPEKAELDHGEKGGKSVLCRNLSSDSLMRCHSWISEEDIYKHRVDEESDHEEQTPPPPPVPPPAAPADSQAPPSVVHRRQMGISNPFRGLLKLGHLERRGAMGMWRDHYCELSPFEFRLYLNAEERTCCDNCSLLRCEDARLASPDGRFELAFPGKRLHLRAANRDEAEDWLDRVVEAVNKCRPVSRVDEQWEILEVPSENCVDDGSVSFPCSTSCSPERSSSPPPLLEFNWTRVADLERDAIKEAVLYCCPDADARLWMPLVFSLSLETLKGFRVQEGSKLLWMTFRIQEVRDVVPDVALGGPNFFKLLTLRETLRLRAETAEEAHSWRALIRRALDSYLESAEEGEETSAVGHKGGGNLYRLVQHRLKEDGALLVHLCNVPAQKGLDMQSFKCAGCPQPVGPSLGRARLCEFSGQYYCDSCHRGDTTVIPSRMLHNWDLNKREVSKKALWLLAQVEQEPLLNLHQLNPNLPTHSESMALVHRLRLRLRLLGDYLLTCRSRACKMLQASEPTCWSPAACTV from the exons ATGTTAGCCACACAAACGCCGGATGCACCACAGGAGGCTAAACATGTCAAACAG ATCAAAGAGAAGCTGGCGCAGTCGCTCAAAGCCCTGCAGAGGCGCTACGTGACATCGGATGCGGTGGTCACCAGCGAAGACTGTGACGCCAACTTACTTTGCTGCGCGCTGGAGGCCATCTTCATCCACGGCATCAAGGGCAAGTACATCCGCTGCGAGGCCGGGGGCCGTAGCAGGAAGGGTGATCGCGGACCTCTCCCGCAGCCCTTCTTCTGGAGCCTCCTTAAGACCGTCACCCACCG cGACGTGATCACGGAGCTGGAGAAGATCAACTTCGTGGGCACGGACGTGGGAAGGTGCCGTGCGTGGCTGCGTCTGGCCCTCAACCACGGCCTGCTGGAGTGCTATCTGCTGTCGCTGTTccgggagagctccaagctgcgGGCGCACTATCAGCCCGGCGCTCTGCTGCTCAACGGCGAGGAGCGGGAGGTGCTGCTCAGCTACTTGCAAGGCCTGGCCTCACTCACATTCAACCTCTCGTACAAGTCTGCCGTCCTCAACCAGTGGACCACCACGCCGCTCAGCCTCGCCGGACTCTGTGCCCCGTGGCCGGCCGACACTCCGGACCCGCCCCTCAACGGTCGAGGGAATCAGCCTGTGTGCCAAGACTCGTGGGATACGGTGTCACAGTTGTCGGGGACTTCCGATCCGGGGCCCCCGCTTGGGAGGACCTCCGGCGGGGGCGCCGGAGCGCTCAACTCGTCCACTCTGAGCCTCGACACCACAAGCTCCTCCCAGCTCTCCTCCAGCTTGAGCTCAGACAGCCTCCTCCAGGGGCAGGACCCCCGCAGCCCCGCGGGGGAGCAATGGTCCTCCTGCGACCTCAGCGGCAGCACCAAGACGCCCCTGAAAGA ATCGGCTCCCAAGCTGCAGGAGAACGGCAACTCCAGTCAGGATTCCATGCGCGAAGACTCCTTTGTCTCCAGCACCGGCGCTGATCACTTCTCCGACAGCGACCAGCCGCCCAGTCCCGCTCTCTCAGACACAGAGCCACCACCGCCGCCCGTTGACCCACCATTACCCCACCAGAAGAACGTTGACCTTGCGCAGCCTGCCGTCCCGACGGTCCCAGAGAAGGCCGAGCTGGACCACGGAGAAAAAGGAGGCAAGAGTGTCCTTTGCAGGAATCTGTCGTCAGATTCCCTCATG CGCTGTCACTCCTGGATCTCTGAGGAAGACATCTACAAGCATCGTGTGGATGAGGAGTCAGACCACGAGGAGCAAACGCCGCCCCCTCCTCCTgttcctcctcctgctgctcctGCAGACTCACAGGCGCCACCAAGTGTTGTGCATCGCCGGCAAATGG GCATCTCCAACCCGTTCCGAGGCTTACTAAAGCTCGGCCACCTGGAGCGTCGCGGCGCCATGGGGATGTGGCGGGACCACTACTGCGAGCTGTCGCCCTTCGAGTTCCGCCTCTACCTCAACGCCGAGGAGCGCACGTGCTGCGACAACTGCTCTCTGCTTCGGTGCGAGGACGCTCGCCTCGCCTCGCCCGACGGCCGCTTCGAGCTGGCCTTTCCCGGCAAGCGGCTACACCTGCGCGCCGCTAACCGGGACGAAGCGGAGGACTGGCTGGACCGCGTCGTGGAGGCGGTCAACAAGTGCCGGCCCGTGTCCCGCGTAGACGAGCAGTGGGAGATTCTGGAGGTGCCCAGCGAGAACTGCGTGGATGACGGCAGCGTTTCTTTCCCGTGCTccacctcgtgcagccctgagCGAAGCTCCTCGCCTCCGCCGCTTCTCGAATTCAATTGGACTCGTGTGGCGGATTTGGAAAGGGACGCCATCAAAGAAGCGGTGCTGTATTGTTGCCCGGACGCTGACGCTCGCTTGTGGATGCCTCTCGTATTCTCACTCTCCCTGGAAACCTTGAAAGGTTTCCGTGTGCAAGAAGGAAGCAAGTTGCTGTGGATGACGTTCCGCATTCAGGAAGTGCGGGACGTGGTCCCCGACGTCGCTCTGGGCGGACCCAACTTTTTTAAACTCCTGACGCTCAGGGAAACGCTGCGACTGCGGGCGGAGACCGCGGAGGAGGCGCACTCCTGGAGGGCTTTGATCCGCAGGGCTCTGGACTCCTACTTGGAAAGCGCTGAGGAGGGGGAAGAGACGAGTGCAGTTGGCCACAAAGGTGGTGGAAACCTGTACAGGCTGGTTCAGCACAGACTCAAAGAAGACGGAGCGCTGCTGGTGCATCTGTGCAACGTGCCCGCGCAGAAAGGACTGGACATGCAGAGCTTCAAATGTGCAG GCTGCCCCCAGCCCGTCGGCCCGTCGCTGGGACGAGCCCGCCTTTGCGAGTTTTCTGGCCAGTACTACTGCGACTCCTGTCACCGCGGCGACACCACCGTCATCCCCTCGCGCATGTTGCACAACTGGGACCTCAATAAACGCGAG GTGTCAAAGAAGGCGCTGTGGCTGCTGGCTCAGGTGGAGCAGGAGCCTCTGCTGAACCTGCACCAGCTCAATCCCAACTTGCCGACACACTCCGAGTCCATGGCTCTCGTGCACAGGCTTCGGCTGCGGCTGCGGCTGCTGGGCGACTACCTGCTCACCTGCCGCAGCAGAGCCTGCAAGATGCTCCAAGCTAG CGAACCTACTTGCTGGAGTCCAGCAGCCTGTACAGTGTGA